The Nicotiana sylvestris chromosome 6, ASM39365v2, whole genome shotgun sequence genomic sequence TGGAGCAGATCATTTTGATCAAGTACATGCCCGAGAGAAAGGTATACttgggaacgggattaacccccgaactcaggaaaaaactcattcaatttcttattgataatatgcattgctttgcttggtcccacttagatacgATAGGGATTCCACCAAAAATCACCACATATCGGCTAAGCATCGATCCCAGGTTCAAatcggtgaagcaaaaaaggaggcctcagtccgaggtaaagcatgctttcataaaagacgaggtaaccaaatttcttaaaataggatctattcgggaggtaaagtaccccgagtggttagccaacatagttgtagttcctaaaaaaggaaacaaacttagaatgtgtgtagactataaggacttgaacaaagcatgtcCAAAATATTCTTTTccactgcccaacatcgatcgtatgatcgatgccacggtcgGCCACGAGATTCtaacctttctcgatgcctactctggGTACAATCAGATTTAGATGAACCCGGGAGACCGGGAAAAGACGTTGTTTATTactaaatttgggatttattgttacaacgtaatgcccttcggATTAAAAAATGTAGGAGCTACATACCAatgcctagttaacaaaatgtttgaagaataaataggtaaaacaatagaagtttacattgatgatatgttggttaagtctctgcacgcagaggaccatttgacttaTTTGCATAAGACATTCAAAATcctgagaaaatacaacatgaacccagagaaatgtgccttcggagttggCTCGGGTAAGCTCctcggcttcatggtatcaaatcggggtatcgaaatcaaccccgataagatcaaggcTATCGAGGATATCACGATTGTGGATAGTGTGAAGGCCTTGCAAAGGCTAACAGGGCGAATAGTTGCCTTGAgtcgattcatttcgaggtcgtCGGATCGGAGTCACCAGTTCTTTTCCttgatcaaaaagaaaaaaggatttCGCGTGGACCCCAGAATGTCAGTGAGTCTTAGAAGAATTAAAGCGATATCTGTCGAGTCCGCCTTTGCTTTACaccccgaaggtagatgaaaaaCTTTATCTATACTTGGTAGtgtccgagatagcggtaagtggggtactagttcgagaagagcaaggtacgtaatttcctatttattacgtaagtcgaactctaggagatgttgaaactagatatcctcatttagaaaaattagcacttgcattgataagcgcaCTCGAAAGTTAAAactatattttcaatgtcatcctatatgtTTTATTAACCATTTACCCCCTTtgaaatgttttgcataagcccgagctATCGGGCTGATTGGCCAAATGGTCCATCAAACCTAGTGGGTACGATATCAaatatcaaccccgaatggccatcaagtctcaaatcctagCTGATTTCATGGACGATTTTATGCCAACCTTCGTACCCGAAGTAGAGAAAAAACTCCTATTGAGTTCGGGTACaacatcgggggtatggaccctttttataaacggtgcctcgaatgtgaagggGACGGGTTCGgcattgttttgaagccacccacgggtgataccattaggcaatctatcaaaactccaagattaactaacaatgaggctgagtatgaggccatgattgtaaatcttgagctagctaaaagcttgggagcaGAAGTCATCGAGGCCAAAAGCGATTCTTTATTGGTGGTAAACCAAGTGAATAAAAGTTTCaaggttcgagaggatagaatgcaacGGTACTTGGACAAGCTAGAGGTAactttgcaccgcttcaaggagtaGAATCTGGATCATgtgcctcgagaacaaaatagtgaggccgatgcacttgctaatTTGGGATCCTCGATCGAAGAAGATGACATCGTCCCGGGGACTGTCGTCCAATTATTGAGGTccatggttgaagagggtcatgccgagataaattcaaCTAGTTTAACGTAGGACTAGAGGAATAAGCATGTCGACTATTTGAAGAGTGGAAAACTCTCATTGGACcacaaagaatcgagggccctacaAGCCAAGGCTGCTAGGTTTGTGTTAGATGAAGATGAAATATTGTACCGAAGAACATTCAATGGACCATTGGCGGTTTGCTTAGGGTcaggggacaccgattatgttctacgagaaatccacgaaggcacttgtgggaaccattctGGTGTCGAATCTTTGGTCCGCAAAATTATCAGGCCAGGTTACTACTAAGATAGCATGGGAAAAAAATACTAAGGAATTTGTCAAAAAATATGATAAGTGTCAAcgatttgcaccgatgatccatcagcccggGGAACAACTTTATTCGGTCTTATCCctgtggcctttcatgaaatggggaatggatatagtcGGCCCTCTACTAAttgccccaggtaaagctaaatttattttgtttatgactgattatttttctaagtgggtggaagtatatgccttcgagaaggtcagagaaaaaaaagttattgacttcatctgggaccacatcatatgccagttcgggatacctgccgagattgtatgtgacaatggaaagcAATTCATAGGCAGCAAGGTGACGGAGTTCCTCGAGGCGCACAAAATAAAGAGGATCTTTTAGACACCATACCATCCAACTAGAAACGGACAGGCCGATTCAACAAataaaactatcattcaaaacttgaagAAAAGATTGGACGATGCGAAAGGGAAATGGAAAGAAGTTttacccgaggtcctttgggcatatcggacaacATCGAAGTCTAGAACGGGGACCACCCCATTTTCTCTAGTATATGGATCTGAGGCCCTCATCCCTgtcgaggtcggagaacccagCTCCAGGTTTCGCCATGCCTCGGaggaatcaaatcacgaggccaTGAATGCTAGCCTCGAGTTGTTATATGAAAGGCGAGAAACGACGCTCGTTCGGATGGCCGTACAGAAGCAAAGGATCaaaagatactacaatagaagaaccaaccttcgacatttcggaatcggggacttagttctacgaaaggtcaccctcaatactcgagacccaaatgaagggaaactgggcacgaattgggaaggaccgtaccgagtcctcggagttgttggtaaaggatcttacaaacttagcacaatggaaggtgaACAACTGCCAAACAATTGAAATATATCATTGCTCAAACGGTACTACCGCTAAAGTATGACTTTATCCTTTTGTCCATTTGAGTTTAAAACTAACTCATTACATATCTTCGATCGAAGCTATCGAAGGCATACGATCTCGAAGGCATCATTTTTtacacgaaggccttaggttttaaagcatgtgttgcactatttttcccttagatcggattttgtcccaaatgggttttaccggcaaggtttataatgaggcaacaactatgtgctacctaagga encodes the following:
- the LOC138870682 gene encoding uncharacterized protein, which produces MRAVPSTLHQMMKFPIEEGVKTVYGEQHAAKEMFAIKEVVLTPEPSTSKKWSTRGDGFGIVLKPPTGDTIRQSIKTPRLTNNEAEYEAMIVNLELAKSLGAEVIEAKSDSLLVVNQVNKSFKVREDRMQRYLDKLEVTLHRFKE